The following are encoded together in the Proteiniphilum saccharofermentans genome:
- a CDS encoding DNA-3-methyladenine glycosylase I, with translation MSYCFYIDALEPEGRKALHKNYHDNHYGFPIHDDNELFGRLIMEINQAGLSWETILKKEKSFREAYDNFDITKVASYTETDRERLLNDPGIIRNRLKINAAIENAKTICSLQREYGSFNKWLETNHPRTKEEWTKLFKKTFRFTGGEIVNEFLMSIGYLPGAHREDCPVYKEILKLNPVWTKV, from the coding sequence ATGTCCTACTGTTTTTATATAGACGCCCTGGAACCGGAAGGGCGAAAAGCGCTGCACAAGAATTACCACGATAATCATTATGGTTTTCCAATTCACGATGACAATGAATTGTTCGGACGGTTAATCATGGAAATCAACCAGGCAGGCTTGAGTTGGGAAACGATTTTAAAAAAAGAAAAATCGTTCAGAGAAGCGTATGATAATTTTGATATTACAAAAGTGGCTTCTTATACGGAAACTGACAGAGAGAGACTACTGAACGATCCGGGTATTATTCGTAACCGTTTGAAAATTAACGCAGCCATAGAAAATGCGAAAACGATTTGTTCGTTACAAAGAGAATATGGTTCATTCAACAAATGGTTGGAAACCAATCATCCCAGGACAAAAGAAGAATGGACAAAGCTGTTTAAAAAGACATTCCGCTTTACAGGCGGGGAAATCGTCAACGAGTTTTTGATGAGCATTGGTTATCTACCCGGTGCACATAGAGAAGATTGCCCTGTATATAAAGAAATTTTGAAATTAAACCCTGTGTGGACTAAAGTCTGA
- a CDS encoding HpaII family restriction endonuclease, translating into MLNNTKFETASTSRHDFGVIYKDGGEQYLKLNLQIRFIK; encoded by the coding sequence TTGCTGAACAACACTAAATTTGAAACTGCCAGTACCTCAAGACATGATTTTGGAGTAATTTATAAGGATGGAGGTGAACAGTATCTCAAACTGAATCTCCAAATTCGGTTTATAAAATAA
- a CDS encoding DUF2075 domain-containing protein yields MNYYYRNTISNFLQKSTDEIIGSINRASEFDVIFFQNKSWELQIPILKNALQDFQGEIFFEFSIPRMGKRVDTLIIIKNIVFVVEFKVGESHFLNSNIEQVWDYALDLKNFHKTSHNVVLVPVLIATESKTSFTEIVLTSHNDNLTLPVKVNSKGLKEVIQNALCFFSDEPEINIPKYVDGGYMPTPTIIEAAVSLYTSHSVENITRSDASAKNLTLTTDKISEIIDIARNEHKKIICFVTGVPGAGKTLVGLNVATSHLDNENGNASVYLSGNKPLVDILQEALARDKVQREREKGNKITKISAKQAVKTFIQIIHHYRDEYLKNQEAPYDHVAIFDEAQRAWNKEQTIKFMKQKKGIPDFDYSEPEFLISCLNRHKDWAVIICLVGGGQEINTGEAGISEWLHAIDKTFSDWSVYISPNLTDSEYAAMETIQILENKGKVHFSEDLHLSVSMRSFRAEKLSSFVKNILDIEIEKAKEDFLQIAEKYPIVLTRDILKAKQWLKEKARGSERYGIVVSSQALRLKPFAIDVKTPMNHVHWFLDGKDDVRSSFYLEDVATEFHIQGLELDWSCVVWDGDMRYSPSGWKTFSFKGNRWQNIHNIERKKYLLNAYRVLLTRARQGMVIVIPEGNEEDHTRKKEYYDGTYNYLKEIGLQTI; encoded by the coding sequence ATGAATTATTACTATCGAAATACAATAAGTAATTTTCTACAAAAAAGCACTGACGAAATCATTGGTTCAATTAATCGTGCCAGTGAATTTGATGTGATATTTTTTCAAAACAAATCATGGGAACTGCAAATACCCATTCTAAAAAATGCTTTACAGGATTTTCAAGGAGAAATCTTTTTTGAGTTCTCCATTCCTCGGATGGGTAAAAGAGTCGATACGCTTATCATCATTAAAAATATAGTTTTCGTAGTAGAATTTAAAGTTGGAGAAAGCCATTTTTTAAACTCCAACATTGAGCAGGTTTGGGATTATGCTTTGGACCTAAAAAACTTTCACAAAACAAGTCACAATGTTGTTTTAGTCCCTGTTTTGATTGCGACTGAGTCCAAGACATCTTTTACGGAGATTGTCCTTACTTCACACAATGACAATCTTACATTGCCTGTAAAAGTTAACAGCAAAGGACTGAAAGAAGTCATTCAAAATGCCTTATGCTTCTTTTCTGACGAACCGGAAATAAATATACCCAAATATGTGGATGGAGGATATATGCCAACACCGACAATCATCGAAGCTGCTGTATCTCTCTACACAAGCCATAGTGTTGAAAATATTACCCGAAGTGATGCAAGTGCAAAGAATCTTACACTGACTACAGACAAAATATCTGAGATAATTGATATTGCCCGAAATGAGCATAAAAAAATCATTTGCTTTGTTACGGGTGTTCCCGGAGCAGGGAAGACGCTTGTTGGGCTAAATGTTGCCACTTCTCATCTCGACAATGAAAACGGAAATGCAAGCGTTTATTTGTCTGGGAATAAACCATTGGTGGATATATTGCAAGAAGCATTAGCAAGAGACAAAGTACAGAGAGAACGAGAAAAAGGTAACAAAATAACGAAAATAAGTGCCAAGCAGGCGGTCAAGACATTTATTCAAATTATACATCACTACAGGGACGAATATCTGAAAAATCAAGAAGCTCCATATGACCATGTCGCAATTTTTGATGAAGCACAACGGGCATGGAATAAAGAACAGACGATCAAATTTATGAAGCAGAAAAAAGGCATTCCCGATTTTGATTATTCAGAACCGGAGTTTCTGATTTCATGCTTAAACAGACATAAAGACTGGGCTGTCATTATTTGTTTAGTGGGAGGTGGACAAGAAATTAATACCGGAGAAGCTGGTATCTCCGAGTGGCTCCACGCGATAGATAAAACTTTTTCCGATTGGAGTGTCTATATTTCACCTAATCTCACTGATTCGGAATATGCAGCTATGGAGACAATTCAAATTTTGGAGAATAAAGGTAAGGTTCATTTTAGTGAAGACTTACACTTATCTGTCTCAATGCGTTCCTTCCGAGCTGAAAAATTATCTTCGTTTGTCAAAAATATTTTGGATATCGAAATAGAGAAGGCCAAAGAAGATTTTTTACAAATTGCTGAAAAATACCCAATCGTATTAACCCGTGATATTCTGAAAGCAAAACAGTGGCTCAAAGAAAAAGCAAGAGGGAGCGAGCGCTACGGTATTGTTGTTTCTTCACAGGCATTACGGTTAAAGCCATTTGCTATTGATGTAAAAACACCGATGAATCATGTCCATTGGTTCTTAGATGGCAAAGACGATGTTCGTTCTTCCTTTTATTTGGAAGATGTTGCCACTGAATTTCACATACAAGGTCTGGAATTAGACTGGAGCTGCGTTGTCTGGGATGGCGATATGCGGTATTCTCCAAGTGGATGGAAAACTTTCTCTTTCAAAGGCAATAGATGGCAGAACATACATAATATTGAGCGTAAGAAATATTTGCTAAACGCCTATCGGGTTTTACTTACTCGTGCAAGGCAAGGAATGGTGATTGTTATTCCTGAAGGGAATGAGGAAGATCATACCCGTAAAAAAGAGTATTACGATGGCACATATAATTATTTGAAAGAAATCGGATTACAAACAATATAA
- a CDS encoding outer membrane beta-barrel family protein, which yields MDYSSNVPGSFVRSFRLSENENNMKMGNVEFNYRRDFSEKSNLDLTVSHHAMDREEESLFTQQSEFADGSESSSYQFQHQDNKSRSWEIQLDYVTEFGQQNKVEAGYKGDLSRTESPVETVSGPTEESAVFDEDLYNFFRYNQDVHALYATYSKRINQFGFQTGLRGEYTRMDTKSLAYGETEDNVAPYEDDYLSLYPSAFISYTLPGNNELQLNYTRRVSRPRRGQLNPFMNVMDSTNITYGNPYLTPQYSNALELNYIKSWDNHMLSTSLYYRNTADVIQRINYLNADNIMMSTHANVAKTQSAGVEFIVKNSLFGFLDLTSTLNLYYNSISGFSYLPAGAQEPVTGEADDDFSWNGRIVANAALPYDITMQVTGNYNSRQIISQGYTKPNGSVDIGFRKSFLNRALHLTLNGRDIFETRRRVTVTSGAGFHQENMFRVSGRTIGLTLTYSFGNMNGDRNNDRQQPMMDDEEF from the coding sequence ATGGATTACAGTAGCAACGTCCCGGGTTCATTTGTCCGGAGCTTCCGGCTCTCGGAGAACGAAAACAACATGAAGATGGGAAATGTGGAATTCAATTACAGAAGGGATTTCAGTGAGAAGAGCAATCTGGACCTGACCGTTTCTCACCATGCAATGGATCGTGAGGAAGAATCCCTGTTTACCCAGCAGTCCGAATTTGCCGATGGAAGCGAGAGCAGTTCCTACCAGTTTCAGCATCAGGATAATAAATCGAGGTCATGGGAGATACAACTCGATTATGTCACCGAGTTTGGACAGCAGAACAAGGTCGAAGCCGGTTACAAGGGAGATCTGTCGCGGACGGAAAGCCCGGTGGAAACTGTTTCGGGACCCACTGAAGAATCCGCCGTGTTCGATGAGGACCTTTACAATTTTTTCCGGTATAATCAGGATGTGCATGCTTTGTACGCCACCTACTCGAAACGAATCAATCAATTCGGGTTCCAGACGGGATTAAGGGGTGAATATACGCGTATGGATACCAAATCCCTGGCCTACGGGGAAACGGAAGACAATGTAGCTCCTTATGAAGATGATTACTTGAGTCTTTATCCCAGCGCTTTCATATCCTACACATTACCCGGAAATAACGAACTCCAGTTGAATTACACCCGAAGGGTTTCCCGCCCCCGCAGAGGGCAATTAAACCCTTTCATGAACGTAATGGATTCGACCAATATCACGTACGGGAACCCATACCTGACACCGCAATATTCCAATGCACTGGAACTGAATTATATCAAAAGCTGGGATAATCACATGTTATCCACTTCGTTGTATTACCGGAATACGGCCGATGTGATCCAGCGGATCAACTATCTGAACGCCGACAACATCATGATGAGTACGCACGCGAATGTGGCAAAAACACAATCTGCGGGCGTGGAGTTCATTGTCAAGAACAGCCTGTTCGGTTTTCTGGATCTCACTTCCACCCTTAATCTCTATTACAATAGCATCTCCGGTTTCAGCTATCTTCCTGCCGGAGCACAGGAGCCGGTAACGGGCGAGGCAGACGACGATTTCTCCTGGAACGGGCGTATCGTAGCCAATGCCGCCCTGCCATACGACATCACCATGCAGGTTACGGGAAATTATAATTCCAGGCAGATCATCTCGCAGGGATACACGAAGCCGAACGGGTCGGTCGACATCGGTTTCCGGAAATCATTCCTCAACCGGGCATTGCATCTGACACTCAACGGACGGGATATTTTTGAGACCCGGAGAAGGGTTACGGTCACTTCCGGCGCCGGATTCCACCAGGAGAATATGTTCAGGGTATCGGGAAGAACCATCGGTCTGACCCTTACTTATTCTTTCGGCAATATGAACGGCGACCGGAACAATGATCGCCAGCAGCCAATGATGGACGACGAAGAATTCTGA
- the fic gene encoding protein adenylyltransferase Fic: MSDKTKISIRFFDDREVRAIWDEENNKWWFSVLDIVAVLTSQDDYTKTRNYWKYLKAKLRKEGNELGSVTTQLKLKAPDGKRRLSNVLDYDGVISLAKHFPNNKAIKFLDWFTYNDNSIDGQSKKKAYSLFESNLIEDEEVGTTKSLQKIHAYIFGGLYDFAGQIRQKNISKGGFQFAVAQFLGTTLKQIEQMPEDSFEEIVDKYVEMNIAHPFMEGNGRSTRIWLDLILKKRLKRCVDWSKIGKDDYMNAMIQSSSNSVRLKTLLKDALTDEINSREIFMKGIDYSYYYEENE, from the coding sequence ATGAGCGATAAGACAAAAATATCCATCCGTTTTTTCGATGACCGTGAAGTTCGTGCTATTTGGGACGAAGAAAACAACAAATGGTGGTTTTCCGTCTTGGATATTGTTGCTGTTCTTACAAGCCAAGACGACTATACCAAAACACGAAATTATTGGAAATACCTCAAAGCCAAACTGAGAAAAGAAGGAAATGAACTGGGTAGCGTCACTACCCAGTTGAAATTAAAAGCACCTGATGGGAAAAGGAGACTTTCAAACGTCCTTGATTATGATGGCGTTATTTCTCTTGCCAAGCATTTTCCCAATAATAAAGCCATCAAATTTCTCGACTGGTTCACATACAACGACAACAGTATTGATGGACAAAGCAAGAAGAAGGCGTATTCCCTCTTCGAAAGCAATCTTATCGAAGACGAGGAAGTCGGAACGACAAAAAGTCTACAGAAAATTCATGCCTATATTTTCGGGGGGTTATATGATTTTGCCGGTCAAATCAGACAAAAGAACATTTCGAAAGGGGGCTTCCAGTTTGCAGTAGCACAGTTTTTAGGTACCACATTGAAACAAATTGAACAGATGCCGGAAGACAGTTTCGAGGAGATAGTCGATAAATATGTGGAAATGAATATTGCTCATCCATTCATGGAAGGTAACGGTCGAAGTACCAGAATCTGGCTGGATCTGATCTTGAAGAAAAGACTGAAACGATGTGTCGATTGGAGCAAGATCGGTAAAGACGATTATATGAATGCAATGATACAAAGTTCCTCCAACAGTGTTAGACTAAAGACTTTACTAAAAGATGCACTCACAGATGAAATCAACAGCCGGGAAATATTCATGAAAGGGATTGACTATTCCTATTATTATGAAGAAAACGAGTAA
- a CDS encoding winged helix-turn-helix transcriptional regulator gives MSPSIELNKAKQCAGSYVLAINDTMNVVSGKWKLPIIGALFFGKKRFKELERNIPKITPRMLSKELRDLEMNGIVTRTVYDSVPVTVEYELTRSGQSLTKVLDVMVEWGLEHRENIVGKAV, from the coding sequence ATGAGTCCTTCGATTGAACTGAATAAAGCAAAGCAATGTGCCGGCAGTTATGTACTGGCAATCAATGATACGATGAATGTTGTCAGCGGCAAATGGAAGTTACCCATCATCGGGGCATTGTTTTTCGGCAAGAAACGCTTCAAGGAGCTGGAGAGGAACATCCCGAAGATCACTCCGCGGATGTTGTCCAAAGAGTTAAGGGATCTGGAGATGAACGGAATTGTGACAAGAACGGTATATGATAGTGTCCCTGTTACCGTTGAATATGAATTGACAAGATCAGGCCAGTCCCTGACCAAAGTATTGGACGTAATGGTGGAATGGGGATTGGAACACCGGGAAAATATAGTGGGAAAGGCAGTATAG
- a CDS encoding 3'-5' exonuclease family protein, translating into MDTYSSLIRPKDNLYDNFNIRIHGITPEDTENSPEFDSIWKDNLNAICDYFNIPLKHHRAEHDARACAEICLKCFGEGQIDDFGQLADKYRMRPGIMNCIEKSYTGPYSIRKDREKSDAREIRGDKTKINPDSLFYECIVS; encoded by the coding sequence GTGGATACGTATTCCTCTCTTATCAGGCCCAAAGACAATTTATATGATAATTTTAATATCCGGATACATGGGATCACACCGGAAGATACTGAGAACTCCCCTGAATTTGATTCTATCTGGAAAGATAACCTGAATGCAATTTGTGATTATTTCAATATCCCACTTAAACATCACCGGGCAGAACATGATGCACGAGCCTGCGCTGAAATATGTTTAAAATGCTTCGGGGAAGGACAAATAGATGATTTTGGACAGCTTGCCGATAAATATAGAATGAGACCGGGTATAATGAATTGTATCGAAAAAAGTTATACCGGACCGTATTCCATAAGGAAAGACAGGGAGAAATCAGATGCAAGAGAGATCCGTGGGGATAAGACGAAAATTAATCCTGATAGCTTATTCTATGAATGTATTGTTAGTTAA
- a CDS encoding antibiotic biosynthesis monooxygenase family protein, with amino-acid sequence MYVMSRNMKVAKNLTHAVIEDLSLPSRSSKAEGFIRRDILVNREADDFDIIKVLIYWKDKESQEKWHASKEHSQSHIDKYKLRKEMGKEPINRKDLNMTFEEFELISTFAAEQ; translated from the coding sequence ATGTATGTAATGTCACGTAATATGAAGGTGGCGAAGAATCTCACGCACGCAGTCATTGAGGATTTATCGCTCCCTTCCAGGTCTAGTAAAGCAGAAGGTTTTATTCGCCGCGATATATTGGTCAACAGAGAGGCGGACGATTTTGATATAATAAAAGTGCTTATTTACTGGAAAGACAAGGAATCCCAGGAGAAATGGCATGCCAGCAAAGAGCACTCCCAGTCGCATATCGACAAGTATAAGCTAAGGAAAGAAATGGGGAAAGAACCCATAAACCGTAAAGACCTGAATATGACTTTTGAAGAATTTGAGTTGATCTCAACATTCGCCGCTGAACAGTAA
- a CDS encoding NAD(P)H-dependent oxidoreductase, protein MSLINNLNWRYATKKMNGQAVQQEKLDYILEAARLAPSSSGLQPYRVFVISDRKVLEKIKEAAFNQSQITDCSHLIVWAAWDSYSAEKIGNVMEKTSRERGLPDNAMGEYAQSLWANYQSLGEEWHKNHTAKQAYISFGLAIAAAAEQQVDATPMEGFDSAKLDEILGLDALGLKSVVILPIGYRDGQHDWLVNLKKVRTPKEEFITVID, encoded by the coding sequence ATGTCATTAATAAACAATTTGAACTGGCGCTACGCCACAAAGAAAATGAACGGACAGGCCGTTCAGCAGGAAAAACTGGATTACATTCTCGAAGCAGCAAGACTTGCACCATCCTCCTCCGGATTACAACCTTACAGGGTTTTTGTCATCAGCGACAGGAAGGTACTCGAAAAAATAAAAGAAGCGGCTTTCAACCAAAGCCAGATAACAGACTGTTCCCATCTGATCGTATGGGCTGCCTGGGACAGCTATTCAGCCGAAAAGATCGGGAATGTAATGGAAAAGACATCAAGGGAACGCGGGTTGCCGGATAATGCGATGGGTGAATATGCCCAGTCGCTTTGGGCAAATTATCAATCCCTGGGTGAAGAATGGCATAAAAACCATACAGCCAAACAAGCCTATATATCATTCGGATTAGCGATTGCCGCAGCGGCAGAGCAACAGGTCGATGCCACCCCTATGGAAGGCTTCGACTCTGCTAAATTAGATGAAATCCTCGGCCTTGACGCATTGGGTCTAAAGAGTGTCGTTATCCTGCCCATAGGCTACAGGGATGGCCAACACGATTGGCTTGTAAACCTCAAAAAAGTGCGCACACCCAAAGAAGAATTTATCACAGTAATTGATTAA
- a CDS encoding winged helix-turn-helix transcriptional regulator, whose amino-acid sequence MKETLSLNCGLDLIGEVLYGKWKIRLLWFIHKGYKRPSELQRKIPDASRRVLNIQLKELEAHELITKTIYPVVPPKVEYSLTEFGETLIPVISVLGQWGDEHQERLRHLILKRLGQLPLD is encoded by the coding sequence ATGAAAGAAACGTTAAGTTTGAATTGCGGTCTTGACCTGATTGGTGAAGTCCTCTACGGCAAATGGAAGATCCGTTTATTGTGGTTTATCCATAAAGGATATAAGCGCCCGAGTGAATTACAACGTAAAATACCCGATGCTTCCCGGAGAGTTCTGAACATCCAGTTGAAAGAACTGGAAGCACACGAATTGATTACCAAAACTATTTATCCGGTAGTTCCACCAAAGGTCGAGTACAGTCTGACTGAATTTGGAGAAACACTGATTCCTGTTATTTCGGTATTGGGTCAGTGGGGTGATGAACATCAGGAACGTTTACGGCATCTCATCCTGAAACGATTAGGTCAACTGCCGCTGGATTAA
- a CDS encoding DUF2891 domain-containing protein, which translates to MKKYFIIFLLFCGYVNAQTLDLQQAEKIFRLPVHCIEVEYPNKLGQVLGSTDELKNPKELRPVFYGCFDWHSAVHGYWSIVKLLKDYPQLDNSGEVRAILNRNITPENVFVESAFFEDYNNRNFERTYGWAWLFQLQSELYSWDDPDAQRWNQTLKPLADILVGKYKEYLPKLYYPIRTGQHDNTAFGLSLSVDYARCTGDKEFEQLITEHAIRLYGNDVDCNLSYEPGGNDFLSPCLEEALLMSKVLDTKEYRIWLKNFLPEIFNPGFSLEPGEVSDRTDGHLVHLDGLNFSRATCLYIIEKKLPELEYLRTIADHHLSYSLDNITDDDYMGSHWLGSFALYALMNK; encoded by the coding sequence ATGAAAAAGTATTTCATTATTTTCTTATTATTTTGCGGATATGTGAATGCCCAAACGCTGGATCTGCAACAAGCAGAAAAGATATTCAGGCTGCCTGTCCATTGTATAGAGGTTGAATATCCCAATAAGCTGGGACAGGTATTAGGCAGTACGGATGAACTGAAAAATCCGAAAGAGTTGCGTCCTGTATTCTATGGCTGTTTCGACTGGCATTCAGCGGTACACGGCTATTGGTCCATTGTAAAATTATTGAAGGATTATCCTCAACTGGATAACTCAGGAGAAGTAAGGGCCATTCTGAACAGGAATATAACACCGGAAAATGTATTTGTAGAATCGGCTTTTTTTGAGGATTATAACAACCGGAACTTTGAGCGTACCTATGGATGGGCATGGTTGTTTCAACTACAAAGTGAATTATACTCTTGGGATGATCCCGATGCGCAACGATGGAATCAAACGCTGAAACCTTTGGCAGACATACTCGTGGGTAAATATAAAGAATATTTGCCGAAGCTCTACTACCCTATCCGCACCGGACAACATGACAATACAGCTTTCGGGCTGTCTTTATCTGTTGATTATGCCCGATGCACAGGCGATAAGGAGTTTGAACAACTGATAACAGAGCATGCAATAAGATTGTATGGGAATGACGTAGACTGTAATCTCTCGTATGAGCCCGGCGGTAATGACTTTCTTTCCCCTTGCCTTGAAGAAGCCTTGCTGATGAGCAAAGTATTGGATACAAAAGAATACCGTATATGGCTCAAGAATTTCCTGCCGGAGATATTTAATCCCGGTTTCTCGCTGGAACCCGGTGAAGTCTCGGACCGTACGGATGGCCATCTGGTTCACCTCGACGGGTTAAATTTCAGTAGAGCGACATGTTTATATATTATCGAGAAAAAACTGCCTGAACTGGAATATCTGAGAACGATAGCGGACCATCACCTCAGCTATTCACTGGATAATATAACTGATGATGATTATATGGGCAGCCATTGGCTGGGCTCTTTTGCTCTTTATGCCTTAATGAATAAATAA
- a CDS encoding transposase: protein MYIQIVTFPICDIKQRQRYTRESKQLVRDTYNGKHPKRAKKAGKAKRRLKTIAGALLRELERKMSDEQKALYRKELSLYKRVINQQKDDKDKIYSLHKPFTRCISKGKTHKQYEFGNKVGLITTGKRGRKVITAIKAFLDTPYDGDTIDPLLEQMQQNKLKLPQELAYDRGGKGRKQIKGVTIITPDKPKASDTVYQKRCKRNKCRARAAIEPIIGHLKKDFRMEQNYLWGEKGIQINAFMAATAWNLKKMMEKLVREFLDFVLRIFFKQRLQLAT, encoded by the coding sequence TTGTATATCCAAATTGTAACCTTCCCTATTTGTGATATTAAGCAGCGTCAGCGTTATACACGGGAGAGCAAGCAGTTGGTTCGCGACACTTACAACGGCAAGCATCCCAAGCGGGCAAAAAAAGCCGGAAAAGCAAAGCGACGGTTGAAAACCATAGCAGGGGCCCTGTTGCGAGAACTTGAACGCAAAATGAGCGATGAGCAAAAAGCGCTTTACCGGAAAGAGCTGTCGCTTTACAAGCGTGTTATCAATCAACAGAAAGATGACAAAGACAAGATTTACAGCCTTCACAAGCCTTTTACACGCTGTATCTCCAAGGGCAAAACGCACAAACAATATGAGTTCGGCAATAAGGTCGGACTGATAACTACGGGAAAAAGAGGTCGAAAAGTTATCACGGCGATAAAAGCTTTTTTGGATACGCCTTATGACGGAGACACCATCGATCCTTTATTGGAACAAATGCAGCAGAACAAGCTGAAACTACCCCAAGAGCTGGCATACGATCGTGGCGGGAAAGGCAGAAAGCAGATTAAGGGAGTAACCATCATTACCCCCGACAAACCCAAAGCATCGGATACGGTTTATCAAAAACGGTGCAAACGCAACAAATGTAGAGCCAGAGCAGCCATCGAACCCATTATCGGACATCTGAAAAAAGACTTTCGTATGGAACAAAACTACTTGTGGGGCGAAAAAGGCATACAAATCAATGCTTTTATGGCTGCAACGGCTTGGAACTTGAAGAAAATGATGGAAAAACTCGTAAGAGAGTTTTTGGATTTTGTTCTCAGAATATTTTTCAAGCAGAGATTACAACTTGCGACCTGA
- a CDS encoding VOC family protein has translation MVKDRMKFGAVHLEVTHRGKSLWFYRDIIGLRLRKENGYLEMGTDTETLVVLHPTAKLSGKHGYSGLYHFAIHLQSEAEFARVLARLISKRYPISPTDHTISKAIYLNDPDGITVEITFETPERFSEYIVKNGRFLSLDRDGTERLSAAPLDVGTLMQIVPHDGIQKPLPADTVIGHIHLYVGNLEKANDFYKQIGFEEHSFSPQIKFADLSAGGVFKHRMAINTWQGLNAPQPPDGTARMRHFTIKYVSEEGLKSALANVSKFEKTDKGYIVFDPSGTRIILTTGD, from the coding sequence ATGGTAAAAGATAGAATGAAATTCGGGGCTGTCCATTTGGAAGTGACCCACAGGGGAAAATCACTTTGGTTTTACAGGGATATTATCGGGTTACGGTTGCGGAAAGAAAACGGGTATCTGGAAATGGGGACGGATACCGAAACATTGGTCGTATTGCACCCAACGGCAAAACTATCCGGGAAGCATGGATATAGCGGACTTTACCACTTTGCAATTCATCTGCAATCCGAGGCAGAGTTCGCCCGTGTTCTCGCCCGCCTTATTTCCAAACGATACCCCATTTCACCGACAGACCATACCATTTCGAAAGCAATCTATCTTAATGATCCGGATGGAATTACGGTAGAAATAACGTTTGAAACCCCCGAACGTTTCTCTGAATATATTGTAAAAAACGGAAGATTCCTTTCCCTTGACAGAGACGGGACAGAGAGATTGTCGGCGGCACCGCTTGACGTTGGAACCTTGATGCAAATCGTCCCCCATGACGGCATACAAAAACCGCTACCCGCAGATACCGTTATCGGGCATATTCACTTATATGTGGGTAATCTTGAAAAAGCAAATGATTTCTATAAGCAAATTGGCTTTGAAGAACATTCTTTTTCCCCTCAAATAAAATTTGCCGATTTGAGCGCGGGTGGTGTTTTCAAACACAGAATGGCGATCAATACCTGGCAAGGTCTGAATGCACCACAGCCGCCGGACGGTACGGCAAGAATGAGACATTTCACCATTAAATATGTTTCGGAAGAAGGCCTGAAATCGGCATTGGCAAATGTATCAAAGTTCGAGAAAACTGATAAAGGCTATATTGTATTTGATCCATCGGGTACCAGAATAATTCTGACAACTGGGGACTGA